A genomic stretch from Frigoribacterium sp. PvP032 includes:
- a CDS encoding MFS transporter, translating to MLKQPTAVWAIAFACVVAFMGIGLVDPILPAIAESLKATPTQTELLFTSYLAVTGIAMFFTSWVSSRLGAKKTLMIGLALIVVFAVLAATSGDVWEVIGFRAGWGLGNALFISTALATIVGAASGGTASAIILYEAALGLGIAIGPLIGGLLGSVSWRGPFFGVTVLMAIAFIAIAVFLKGGAIERPTPTKLSAPFRALAVPALGTLAATAFFYNIGFFVLLAYTPYPLGFGAMGIGLTFFGWGVGLAITSVWVAPLLTARMKRTTVLRIALPLLTLDLLAAALFVGTPAALVACVVVGGLVLGVLNTVLTESVMEATDLPRSVASSAYSAVRFIGGAIAPPVATLLADTIAPSAAYVFAAASVAVGLVIIIAGRRALRRVDDGPESARVEAEAISAGEVS from the coding sequence ATCCTCAAGCAGCCCACCGCCGTCTGGGCCATCGCGTTCGCGTGCGTCGTCGCCTTCATGGGCATCGGCCTCGTCGACCCGATCCTGCCGGCCATCGCCGAGTCGCTGAAGGCGACCCCGACACAGACCGAGCTGCTCTTCACCAGCTACCTCGCCGTCACCGGCATCGCGATGTTCTTCACGAGCTGGGTCTCGAGCCGCCTGGGCGCCAAGAAGACCCTGATGATCGGGCTCGCCCTGATCGTCGTCTTCGCCGTGCTCGCCGCCACGAGCGGCGACGTGTGGGAGGTCATCGGCTTCCGTGCCGGCTGGGGCCTCGGCAACGCGCTCTTCATCTCGACCGCCCTCGCGACGATCGTGGGCGCCGCCTCCGGGGGCACCGCCTCCGCCATCATCCTGTACGAGGCGGCGCTCGGCCTCGGCATCGCGATCGGGCCGCTCATCGGCGGCCTGCTGGGCTCCGTGAGCTGGCGCGGGCCGTTCTTCGGCGTCACCGTGCTGATGGCGATCGCGTTCATCGCCATCGCCGTCTTCCTGAAGGGCGGAGCGATCGAGAGGCCGACGCCCACGAAGCTGTCCGCACCGTTCCGCGCCCTGGCCGTCCCCGCCCTCGGCACCCTCGCGGCGACCGCGTTCTTCTACAACATCGGCTTCTTCGTGCTGCTGGCGTACACGCCGTACCCGCTCGGCTTCGGCGCCATGGGCATCGGCCTGACCTTCTTCGGCTGGGGCGTCGGCCTCGCGATCACCTCGGTCTGGGTCGCCCCGCTGCTCACCGCCCGGATGAAGCGGACGACGGTGCTGCGCATCGCCCTCCCCCTGCTCACGCTCGACCTGCTGGCGGCGGCGCTCTTCGTCGGGACGCCCGCGGCCCTGGTCGCCTGCGTCGTCGTCGGCGGCCTCGTCCTCGGCGTGCTCAACACCGTGCTCACCGAGAGCGTCATGGAGGCGACCGACCTGCCCCGGTCGGTGGCGTCGAGCGCGTACTCGGCCGTGCGGTTCATCGGCGGCGCCATCGCCCCGCCGGTGGCCACGCTGCTCGCCGACACCATCGCGCCGAGCGCCGCGTACGTCTTCGCCGCGGCGAGCGTCGCGGTCGGACTCGTGATCATCATCGCCGGGCGACGCGCCCTCCGCCGCGTCGACGACGGGCCCGAGTCCGCGCGCGTCGAGGCCGAGGCGATCTCGGCCGGCGAGGTCTCGTAG
- the orn gene encoding oligoribonuclease gives MATTNDRLVWIDCEMTGLDIAVDELVEVAVVVTDFDLVPVHPGFTIVIKPDQSALDNMGDFVTEMHTTSGLIDEIPNGASLAEAEYEVLEYILKYVPTEQHAPLAGNTIGTDRAFLAKYMPRVDGHLHYRSVDVSSIKELARRWFPRVYFNAPQKHGGHRALADILESIRELEYYRRAGFVADPGPTTEDVQAISKAVVDEWAPRL, from the coding sequence ATGGCTACGACGAACGACCGACTGGTGTGGATCGACTGCGAGATGACGGGTCTCGACATCGCCGTCGACGAGCTGGTCGAGGTGGCCGTCGTCGTCACCGACTTCGACCTCGTGCCCGTGCACCCCGGATTCACCATCGTCATCAAGCCCGACCAGTCCGCCCTCGACAACATGGGCGACTTCGTCACCGAGATGCACACGACCTCCGGGCTCATCGACGAGATCCCGAACGGCGCGAGCCTCGCCGAGGCCGAGTACGAGGTGCTCGAGTACATCCTCAAGTACGTCCCCACCGAGCAGCACGCCCCCCTCGCCGGCAACACGATCGGCACCGACCGCGCGTTCCTCGCCAAGTACATGCCCCGCGTCGACGGCCACCTGCACTACCGCAGCGTCGACGTCTCCTCCATCAAGGAGCTCGCCCGCCGCTGGTTCCCCCGTGTCTACTTCAACGCGCCCCAGAAGCACGGCGGCCACCGCGCCCTCGCCGACATCCTCGAGTCGATCCGCGAGCTCGAGTACTACCGCCGGGCCGGCTTCGTCGCCGACCCCGGCCCGACCACCGAAGACGTCCAGGCGATCTCGAAGGCCGTCGTGGACGAATGGGCGCCCCGGCTGTAG
- a CDS encoding metallopeptidase family protein translates to MDDERAESAEAAAAAGIDPATLSLARFDELVVAELDELPDDMVDGLDNVVFVTDDRPEDGSLDLLGLYDGVALTERGTYGFGELPDRIILYREPHLAVVDTEDELRDEIHVTLVHEIAHFYGIDDAQLHELGWA, encoded by the coding sequence GTGGACGACGAGAGAGCTGAGAGCGCTGAGGCGGCGGCGGCAGCGGGCATCGACCCGGCGACGCTGAGCCTCGCGCGGTTCGACGAGCTCGTCGTGGCCGAGCTTGACGAGCTGCCCGACGACATGGTCGACGGCCTCGACAACGTCGTCTTCGTCACCGACGACCGCCCCGAGGACGGCTCCCTCGACCTGCTGGGCCTCTACGACGGGGTCGCCCTGACCGAGCGCGGCACCTACGGCTTCGGCGAGCTGCCCGACCGGATCATCCTCTACCGCGAGCCGCACCTCGCCGTCGTCGACACCGAGGACGAGCTCCGCGACGAGATCCACGTCACGCTCGTCCACGAGATCGCCCACTTCTACGGCATCGACGACGCCCAGCTGCACGAGCTCGGCTGGGCCTAG
- a CDS encoding ATP-binding protein, with protein MRDGRSPGRRSPDVVVDLLCRAQEARVDRSRVIVLIDGRSGSGKTTLARRLVAAWPVDRLGPVQLVHLDDVYPGWHGLEAASRIVESFVLAAADPGWTTWDWEHGVPGERRTLDPAVSVVVEGAGALTRASSALATLRVWLELDDSTRRARALRRDGATYEPWWDVWAEQEERHLAAEDPRGLADVVVDVRLGDSIGERADGSAG; from the coding sequence TTGCGTGACGGACGGTCACCTGGTCGACGGTCTCCTGACGTCGTCGTCGACCTGCTGTGCCGGGCGCAGGAGGCGCGGGTCGACCGGTCGCGCGTCATCGTGCTGATCGACGGCCGCTCCGGCTCGGGCAAGACCACGCTGGCTCGCCGCCTGGTCGCTGCCTGGCCGGTCGACCGCCTCGGGCCGGTGCAGCTCGTCCACCTCGACGACGTCTACCCGGGCTGGCACGGGCTCGAGGCCGCATCGCGGATCGTCGAGTCGTTCGTCCTCGCGGCGGCGGACCCGGGGTGGACCACGTGGGACTGGGAGCATGGCGTGCCGGGGGAGCGGCGGACGCTCGACCCGGCCGTCTCGGTGGTCGTCGAGGGCGCCGGGGCGCTGACCCGCGCCTCCTCGGCCCTCGCGACGCTGCGTGTCTGGCTGGAGCTCGACGACTCGACCCGGCGAGCCCGCGCGCTGCGCCGGGACGGGGCGACCTACGAGCCGTGGTGGGACGTCTGGGCCGAGCAGGAGGAGCGCCACCTCGCGGCCGAGGACCCACGCGGCCTGGCCGACGTCGTCGTGGACGTCAGGCTCGGCGACTCGATCGGGGAACGCGCCGACGGCTCGGCGGGCTAG
- a CDS encoding energy-coupling factor transporter transmembrane protein EcfT codes for MSLLEAIETDRVVGRINPVAKLLAALVVSVVLLLSIDWVSAGVALGLELLLLPWAGLSARQLLRRTAPLWVAAPMSIVVTTLYGRDDGAVLLQFWWISVTEGSVSLAFAIGLRILAVGIPGIVLLATTDPTDLADGLAQVLRLPARFVLGGLAGLRLAGLFADDWRQLALARRARGVADARGPVAVARRLAGQAFALLVLSVRRGSKLATAMEAKGFGSDTSRTWARPSTVGLRDAVLLAIGVLIAAAAVTSAVLAGTWEFVLA; via the coding sequence ATGAGCCTGCTCGAGGCGATCGAGACCGACCGCGTCGTCGGGCGGATCAACCCCGTCGCGAAGCTGCTCGCCGCGCTCGTCGTCTCGGTGGTGCTGCTGCTCTCGATCGACTGGGTGTCTGCGGGGGTGGCGCTCGGGCTCGAGCTGTTGCTGCTGCCCTGGGCGGGACTGTCGGCACGACAGCTGCTGCGCCGCACCGCGCCCCTGTGGGTCGCCGCGCCGATGTCGATCGTCGTCACGACCCTCTACGGCCGGGACGACGGCGCCGTGCTGCTGCAGTTCTGGTGGATCAGCGTGACGGAGGGGTCCGTCTCACTCGCCTTCGCGATCGGCCTGCGCATCCTCGCGGTCGGCATCCCCGGCATCGTCCTGCTCGCCACCACAGACCCCACCGACCTCGCCGACGGCCTCGCGCAGGTGCTCCGGCTGCCGGCCCGGTTCGTGCTCGGCGGACTCGCGGGCCTCCGGCTCGCCGGGCTGTTCGCGGACGACTGGCGTCAGCTGGCACTCGCCCGTCGTGCCCGGGGCGTCGCGGACGCGCGCGGGCCGGTCGCCGTCGCTCGTCGACTCGCGGGGCAGGCCTTCGCGCTGCTGGTGCTCTCGGTGCGCCGGGGCAGCAAGCTCGCGACGGCCATGGAGGCGAAGGGCTTCGGCTCGGACACCTCGCGCACCTGGGCCCGGCCGTCGACCGTGGGGCTCCGCGACGCCGTGCTCCTCGCCATCGGCGTGCTGATCGCCGCGGCTGCGGTCACGAGCGCGGTGCTCGCGGGGACCTGGGAGTTCGTCCTTGCGTGA
- a CDS encoding ABC transporter ATP-binding protein, whose protein sequence is MTTASGARVDARGWGWRHAGRLRPAVSELDLVVEPGERVLLLGASGAGKSTLLAGLAGVLGGDDEGDARGELLVDGRPPAEQRGRVGLVLQDPDSQVVLARVGDDVAFGCENIGVPRGETWRRVDDALDAVGLDLPRSWPTAQLSGGQKQRLALAGALAMRPGLVLLDEPTANLDPGGVVEVRDAVARVAERTGATLVVVEHRVSVWLPVVDRVVVLAADGGVLADGAPEEVLDRQRGRLTEAGVWVPGVVPEPPVRHRASSRGPLLEAAGLAVGHRGPRGRAVASGVDLTVHDSRTLAVTGANGAGKSTLALTLAGLLAPVAGELHATPELAAGAGSVPVRWRSRELLTRVGTVFQDPEHQFLTPTVRRELAVGPEALGEPAAQVAERVDELLARLRLDHLAGANPFTLSGGEKRRLSVATVLASRPRLLVLDEPTFGQDARTWRELVALLAGLVDEGRSIVAVTHDAEFVEALADDVLVLERPVVAEAAR, encoded by the coding sequence GTGACCACCGCCTCCGGCGCCAGGGTCGACGCCCGCGGCTGGGGGTGGCGGCACGCCGGCCGTCTCCGCCCGGCCGTGTCCGAGCTCGACCTCGTCGTCGAGCCGGGCGAGCGCGTGCTGCTGCTCGGTGCCTCGGGGGCCGGCAAGTCGACGCTGCTCGCCGGGCTCGCCGGCGTGCTCGGCGGCGACGACGAGGGCGACGCCCGCGGCGAGCTGCTCGTCGACGGGCGGCCGCCGGCCGAGCAGCGCGGCCGCGTCGGCCTGGTGCTGCAGGATCCCGACTCGCAGGTCGTGCTCGCCCGCGTCGGCGACGACGTGGCCTTCGGCTGCGAGAACATCGGAGTGCCGCGCGGCGAGACCTGGCGCCGTGTCGACGACGCCCTCGACGCGGTCGGGCTCGACCTGCCGCGCTCGTGGCCGACCGCCCAGCTCAGCGGCGGGCAGAAGCAGCGCCTCGCGCTCGCCGGCGCCCTGGCCATGCGCCCGGGGCTCGTGCTGCTCGACGAGCCGACGGCGAACCTCGACCCCGGCGGCGTCGTCGAGGTGCGCGACGCCGTCGCCCGGGTCGCCGAGCGGACCGGGGCGACGCTCGTCGTGGTCGAGCACCGCGTCTCCGTCTGGCTGCCCGTCGTCGACCGCGTCGTCGTGCTCGCCGCGGACGGCGGCGTGCTCGCGGACGGGGCTCCCGAGGAGGTGCTCGACCGGCAGCGAGGTCGGCTCACGGAGGCGGGGGTGTGGGTCCCCGGGGTCGTGCCCGAGCCGCCCGTCCGACACCGCGCCTCCTCGCGGGGGCCGCTGCTCGAGGCAGCCGGGCTGGCCGTCGGCCACCGCGGCCCGCGGGGCCGTGCCGTCGCCTCTGGCGTCGACTTGACCGTCCACGACTCCCGCACGCTGGCCGTCACGGGCGCGAACGGCGCGGGCAAGTCGACGCTCGCCCTGACCCTCGCCGGTCTGCTCGCCCCCGTCGCGGGCGAGCTGCACGCCACGCCCGAGCTCGCTGCCGGAGCCGGCAGCGTGCCCGTCCGCTGGCGTTCGCGCGAGCTGCTGACCCGCGTCGGCACGGTGTTCCAGGACCCGGAGCACCAGTTCCTCACCCCGACCGTGCGGCGCGAGCTGGCGGTCGGGCCGGAGGCGCTCGGCGAGCCGGCCGCGCAGGTCGCCGAGCGCGTCGACGAGCTCCTGGCGCGCCTCCGGCTCGACCACCTCGCCGGTGCCAACCCGTTCACGCTGTCGGGAGGGGAGAAGCGGCGCCTGTCGGTCGCGACCGTCCTCGCCTCCCGGCCGCGCCTCCTCGTGCTCGACGAGCCGACCTTCGGGCAGGACGCGCGCACCTGGCGGGAGCTCGTCGCCCTCCTGGCGGGGCTCGTCGACGAGGGACGCAGCATCGTGGCCGTGACGCACGACGCCGAGTTCGTCGAGGCCCTGGCCGACGACGTCCTCGTGCTCGAACGACCTGTCGTCGCCGAGGCTGCACGATGA
- a CDS encoding ECF transporter S component, producing the protein MSVSVSANEAQPDRQDRPTASGSQRSQRSQRSPRPSRRWRVVDIVVASVIGVACGVVFWAWGLAWEPLSNLLAFTPGLSGLLSGGWLFAGVLGGLIIRKPGAAVYTEVMAAVVSMLIGTQWGFSTLIWGVVEGLGAELVFAAFLYSSWRLHVSMLAGAGAGLAVALLDTSLSSIAATTLEYKLVYGISAVTSGVVLAGSLSWLAARGLARTGALSRFASGRSAEARV; encoded by the coding sequence ATGTCTGTTTCCGTGTCCGCGAACGAGGCTCAGCCCGATCGCCAGGATCGCCCCACAGCCTCGGGGTCGCAGAGGTCGCAGAGGTCGCAGAGATCGCCGAGGCCGTCGCGTCGCTGGCGCGTCGTCGACATCGTCGTCGCCAGCGTGATCGGCGTCGCCTGCGGCGTCGTCTTCTGGGCCTGGGGCCTCGCGTGGGAGCCGCTCAGCAACCTGCTGGCCTTCACGCCCGGCCTCTCGGGCCTGCTGTCGGGAGGCTGGCTCTTCGCCGGCGTGCTCGGCGGGCTGATCATCCGCAAGCCGGGCGCCGCGGTCTACACCGAGGTGATGGCGGCCGTCGTGTCGATGCTGATCGGCACGCAGTGGGGCTTCTCCACGCTCATCTGGGGCGTCGTCGAGGGTCTCGGTGCGGAGCTCGTCTTCGCCGCGTTCCTCTACTCGTCCTGGCGCCTCCACGTCTCGATGCTCGCCGGTGCGGGTGCCGGCCTCGCCGTCGCCCTGCTCGACACGTCGCTCTCGTCGATCGCCGCGACGACCCTCGAGTACAAGCTCGTCTACGGCATCAGCGCCGTCACCTCCGGAGTCGTCCTCGCGGGCTCCCTCTCCTGGCTCGCCGCTCGCGGGCTCGCCCGCACCGGCGCCCTCAGCCGATTCGCCTCCGGCCGGTCGGCCGAGGCGCGAGTCTGA
- a CDS encoding NAD(P)-dependent oxidoreductase, protein MRVVVIGATGHVGGYLVPRLVLAGHDVVAVSRGTSAPYREHAAWSGVERVQLDRDAGDADGSFGRAIADLHADVVVDLICFTPASALSLVEALRGSGTVLLHCGTIWVHGPSAEVPVTEEARRTPFGEYGTQKAEIERLLLAESRRPGGVQSAVLHPGHITGPGWPMINAVGNLDLDVWEALAAGREVVMPGLGLETVHHVHADDVAQAFQRAVERPAQAVGESFHVVSERAVTLRGLAEQVARTFGQEAHLTVASFEDFRAQRSPESADASWEHLSRSHSMSIDKARRLLGYAPRWTSVEAIVEGLEWLRADGQLTLA, encoded by the coding sequence GTGAGGGTCGTCGTGATCGGCGCCACCGGCCACGTCGGCGGCTACCTCGTGCCCCGGCTCGTGCTCGCCGGGCACGACGTCGTCGCCGTGTCGCGCGGCACCTCGGCGCCCTACCGCGAGCACGCCGCCTGGTCGGGCGTCGAGCGGGTGCAGCTCGACCGCGACGCCGGCGACGCCGACGGCTCGTTCGGGCGGGCGATCGCCGACCTGCACGCCGACGTCGTCGTCGACCTGATCTGCTTCACGCCCGCCTCCGCCCTGTCGCTCGTCGAGGCGCTGCGGGGCAGCGGCACCGTGCTGCTGCACTGCGGCACCATCTGGGTGCACGGCCCGTCGGCCGAGGTGCCGGTCACAGAGGAGGCGCGGCGCACGCCGTTCGGCGAGTACGGCACGCAGAAGGCCGAGATCGAGCGCCTGCTGCTCGCCGAGTCGCGACGGCCCGGCGGCGTGCAGAGCGCCGTGCTGCACCCCGGGCACATCACCGGGCCCGGCTGGCCGATGATCAACGCCGTCGGCAACCTCGACCTCGACGTGTGGGAGGCGCTCGCCGCGGGCCGCGAGGTCGTCATGCCGGGGCTCGGGCTCGAGACCGTCCACCACGTGCACGCCGACGACGTCGCGCAGGCATTCCAGCGGGCCGTCGAGCGTCCGGCACAGGCCGTGGGGGAGTCGTTCCACGTCGTCAGCGAGCGCGCGGTGACCCTGCGCGGCCTCGCCGAGCAGGTCGCGAGGACCTTCGGGCAGGAGGCGCACCTCACGGTCGCGTCGTTCGAGGACTTCCGAGCCCAGCGCAGCCCCGAGTCGGCGGACGCGTCATGGGAGCACCTGTCGCGCAGCCACTCGATGAGCATCGACAAGGCGCGCCGTCTGCTCGGCTACGCGCCGCGGTGGACGTCGGTCGAGGCGATCGTCGAGGGCCTCGAGTGGCTGCGCGCGGACGGCCAGCTCACCCTCGCCTGA
- the glgX gene encoding glycogen debranching protein GlgX, translating to MHTWPGNPYPLGATYDGSGTNFAIFSEAASKVELCLFDADGAETRVPLTEVDAYVWHAYLPTVQPGQKYGYRVHGDYDPATGSRANPAKLLLDPYAKATCGEIDWDESLFAYHFGDPDSRNDDDSGPHMMLGVVINPFFDWQGDRPPKYSYDETVIYEAHVKGLTETHPDIPEDERGTYAGVAHPAIIEHLKKLGITTLELMPVHQFVQDNTLLEKGLSNYWGYNTIGFFAPHAAYSATGDIGQQVQEFKTMVRVLHAAGIEVIIDVVYNHTAEGNHLGPTLSFKGIDNAAYYRLMDGDAKHYMDYTGTGNSLNVRHPHSLQLIMDSLRYWVTEMHVDGFRFDLAASLAREFYEVDRLSTFFELVQQDPIVSQVKLIAEPWDVGPGGYQVGNFPPQWTEWNGKYRDTVRDFWRGEPSTLGEFASRITGSADLYERDGRRPVASINFVTAHDGFTMRDLVSYNDKVNDANGEGGADGESHNRSWNSGVEGETDDPQVRALREQRQRSFLATLLLSQGVPMLLHGDELGRTQRGNNNTYAQDNEISWIDWEAADRELVEFVAEVIKLRHDHPTFRRQRYFNGRPVTRGEGEPLPDIVWLTPEGDAMQEGEWNESYAKAIGMFLNGDGIRGRDQRGGRITDVNFVLYFNASAETVTFVLPPDEYAEGWEVVVDSTVAAPPPPAQSAPRTPTATRAATTTQPPSTPQVPAALLAGDRLPVAGRSLVVLRATAEEHA from the coding sequence TTGCACACCTGGCCAGGCAACCCCTACCCGCTCGGCGCCACCTACGACGGCAGCGGCACCAACTTCGCGATCTTCAGCGAGGCGGCCAGCAAGGTCGAGCTGTGCCTCTTCGACGCCGACGGCGCCGAGACGCGCGTGCCCCTCACCGAGGTCGACGCCTACGTCTGGCACGCCTACCTGCCGACGGTGCAGCCCGGGCAGAAGTACGGCTACCGCGTGCACGGCGACTACGACCCCGCGACGGGCTCGCGGGCCAACCCCGCCAAGCTGCTGCTCGACCCCTACGCCAAGGCCACCTGCGGCGAGATCGACTGGGACGAGTCGCTCTTCGCGTACCACTTCGGCGACCCCGACTCGCGGAACGACGACGACAGCGGCCCGCACATGATGCTCGGCGTCGTCATCAACCCGTTCTTCGACTGGCAGGGCGACCGCCCCCCGAAGTACAGCTACGACGAGACCGTCATCTACGAGGCGCACGTCAAGGGGCTCACCGAGACCCATCCCGACATCCCCGAGGACGAGCGCGGCACCTACGCCGGCGTCGCCCACCCGGCGATCATCGAGCACCTCAAGAAGCTCGGCATCACGACCCTCGAGCTGATGCCCGTGCACCAGTTCGTGCAGGACAACACGCTGCTCGAGAAGGGCCTCAGCAACTACTGGGGCTACAACACCATCGGCTTCTTCGCGCCGCACGCGGCCTACTCGGCCACCGGCGACATCGGCCAGCAGGTGCAGGAGTTCAAGACGATGGTGCGGGTGCTGCACGCGGCCGGCATCGAGGTCATCATCGACGTCGTCTACAACCACACGGCCGAGGGCAACCACCTCGGGCCGACGCTGTCGTTCAAGGGCATCGACAACGCCGCCTACTACCGGCTGATGGACGGCGACGCCAAGCACTACATGGACTACACGGGCACCGGCAACAGCCTGAACGTCCGTCACCCGCACTCGCTGCAGCTGATCATGGACAGCCTGCGGTACTGGGTGACCGAGATGCACGTCGACGGGTTCCGGTTCGACCTCGCCGCCTCCCTCGCCCGCGAGTTCTACGAGGTCGACCGGCTGTCGACCTTCTTCGAGCTCGTGCAGCAGGACCCGATCGTGTCGCAGGTCAAGCTGATCGCCGAGCCGTGGGACGTCGGCCCCGGCGGCTACCAGGTCGGCAACTTCCCGCCCCAGTGGACGGAGTGGAACGGCAAGTACCGCGACACCGTCCGCGACTTCTGGCGCGGCGAGCCCTCCACGCTCGGCGAGTTCGCGAGCCGCATCACCGGCTCGGCCGACCTCTACGAGCGCGACGGCCGCCGACCCGTCGCGAGCATCAACTTCGTCACCGCGCACGACGGCTTCACGATGCGCGACCTCGTCAGCTACAACGACAAGGTCAACGACGCGAACGGCGAGGGCGGCGCCGACGGCGAGAGCCACAACCGGTCGTGGAACAGCGGCGTCGAGGGCGAGACCGACGACCCGCAGGTGCGGGCCCTCCGCGAGCAGCGCCAGCGCAGCTTCCTGGCCACGCTGCTGCTCAGCCAGGGCGTCCCGATGCTGCTGCACGGCGACGAGCTCGGACGCACCCAGCGCGGCAACAACAACACGTACGCGCAGGACAACGAGATCAGCTGGATCGACTGGGAGGCGGCTGACCGCGAGCTCGTCGAGTTCGTCGCCGAGGTGATCAAGCTGCGGCACGACCACCCCACGTTCCGTCGTCAGCGCTACTTCAACGGCCGCCCCGTCACCCGGGGCGAGGGCGAGCCCCTGCCCGACATCGTCTGGCTGACGCCCGAGGGCGACGCCATGCAGGAGGGCGAGTGGAACGAGTCGTACGCCAAGGCGATCGGCATGTTCCTGAACGGCGACGGCATCAGGGGCCGCGACCAGCGCGGCGGCCGCATCACCGACGTGAACTTCGTCCTGTACTTCAACGCGAGCGCCGAGACGGTCACCTTCGTCCTGCCGCCCGACGAGTACGCCGAGGGCTGGGAGGTGGTCGTCGACAGCACCGTCGCCGCGCCTCCGCCCCCTGCCCAGTCGGCCCCGCGCACGCCGACCGCGACGCGCGCCGCGACCACCACCCAGCCCCCCAGCACGCCGCAGGTCCCTGCCGCGCTGCTCGCCGGCGACCGGCTCCCCGTGGCGGGCCGTTCCCTCGTCGTCCTCCGAGCCACGGCCGAGGAGCACGCGTGA